A stretch of the Amphiura filiformis unplaced genomic scaffold, Afil_fr2py scaffold_25, whole genome shotgun sequence genome encodes the following:
- the LOC140143650 gene encoding uncharacterized protein gives MAVSSTSSIEIPYNQLDNPKALAKALLYRALLTLYRSGFTAEFNRKERPRPIRGNGNYHSALMLVFFLGSAAVALAFAPVLISSSNDKPTKILTTAQNVTQPAHAICSVIMSALCLYFIMKKNTWQSSGKVTFMKRQYRNSPSSGGFVCNATDHDQISDDQTKKQQAENEMSLLQMVVFGVGALLFLACRVIYVASFEDDTVNLNWVPIVDELTYMVSIVIQVIFLVKYNGAVLPNNSLFHYSVGLMVADKVWLWLTQTLNNIAVLSSEDDISLPISPVYPINYTSKVSKNDGNFTESTFQKVIEASLVFLQPFFLESLTIVMGALLHLWNFIGKDSNIPRVEGNGTSDNAERHPRERYYDYGYVIDSEERQEVTKHYSCNTAESLHGLLGSGANYLAERSSMNDKIKIGLFTVIAFIIAISLFMTVVILNQLGPFEHIADSLSDHTKYVLAYGIQMTAFLATIIACLVSTHKIYHRNTCLSTTTLTFSEYLLFVTAATNFIWFILRLIAAATFLNMSNSDDPHRGEAICNLCYALTCIVQVSAQTQMLLAAQSVHQMGQSNSTFTRVCLINIAAINISFWLIIGIFRESVINQHRSSITYQFMNKCFGEKTTKIMIFLLYPAMELYRFHTTVVAYQILT, from the coding sequence GAAAGACCACGGCCAATCCGTGGTAATGGCAATTACCATTCCGCTCTTATGCTGGTATTTTTCCTTGGTAGTGCTGCAGTGGCATTAGCTTTCGCCCCTGTTCTGATTTCTTCGTCGAACGACAAACCTACTAAGATCCTAACGACTGCTCAAAACGTGACACAACCAGCTCATGCAATTTGCTCTGTCATTATGTCCGCTTTGTGTTTGTATTTCATCATGAAAAAGAATACTTGGCAATCCAGTGGTAAAGTTACATTTATGAAAAGACAATATCGCAACTCTCCTTCTTCTGGAGGATTTGTCTGCAATGCTACTGATCACGACCAGATTTCAGACgatcaaacaaaaaaacaacaagcgGAAAATGAaatgtctctcctgcaaatggtTGTTTTCGGTGTCGGAGCTCTTTTGTTTCTTGCGTGTAGAGTAATATACGTCGCGAGCTTTGAGGACGATACTGTTAATTTAAATTGGGTTCCGATCGTAGATGAGTTGACTTACATGGTGTCAATAGTCATTCAAGTCATTTTTCTTGTCAAATATAACGGTGCAGTTCTTCCTAATAATTCCCTATTTCATTATTCTGTTGGATTGATGGTCGCTGATAAAGTATGGTTGTGGCTAACACAAACTCTGAACAACATTGCTGTGCTTTCATCTGAAGATGATATCTCACTACCAATATCACCAGTGTATCCTATCAATTATACCAGCAAAGTCAGCAAAAACGATGGCAACTTTACTGAATCAACATTCCAGAAAGTCATCGAAGCTAGTCTGGTATTTTTACAGCCATTCTTCTTGGAGTCTTTAACCATTGTCATGGGTGCGCTACTCCATTTGTGGAATTTCATCGGGAAGGACAGTAACATACCAAGAGTGGAAGGTAACGGGACTTCAGATAATGCAGAGAGACACCCACGTGAACGATATTATGACTATGGCTATGTAATTGATTCCGAGGAACGACAAGAGGTAACAAAGCATTATAGCTGCAACACAGCCGAGTCACTACATGGCCTATTAGGGTCCGGAGCGAACTATCTTGCCGAAAGATCGAGTAtgaatgataaaatcaaaatCGGTCTATTTACCGTAATTGCTTTTATCATTGCGATAAGCTTATTCATGACGGTTGTCATACTCAACCAATTAGGCCCATTTGAACATATTGCGGATTCTTTATCAGATCACACAAAGTATGTGCTTGCTTACGGAATTCAAATGACCGCCTTCTTGGCAACAATTATTGCATGCCTAGTATCGACACATAAGATTTACCATAGAAATACATGCTTATCGACAACCACGCTTACTTTCAGTGAGTACCTTCTGTTTGTCACAGCTGCTACAAATTTCATTTGGTTTATTTTGAGGCTGATTGCAGCTGCTACCTTCCTGAATATGAGCAATTCGGATGACCCTCACCGTGGGGAAGCAATTTGTAATTTGTGCTATGCACTTACATGTATCGTACAAGTTTCGGCCCAAACCCAAATGCTGCTTGCTGCGCAAAGTGTCCACCAGATGGGTCAATCGAACTCAACATTTACTCGTGTCTGCTTGATTAACATTGCTGCGATCAACATATCGTTTTGGTTGATAATTGGTATATTTCGTGAATCGGTCATAAACCAACACAGATCAAGCATCACCTATCAATTTATGAATAAATGTTTTGGTGAGAAAACCaccaaaatcatgatttttcttTTGTATCCAGCGATGGAACTCTATCGTTTCCACACAACTGTTGTTGCATATCAAATATTGACTTGA